A part of Procambarus clarkii isolate CNS0578487 chromosome 21, FALCON_Pclarkii_2.0, whole genome shotgun sequence genomic DNA contains:
- the LOC138366985 gene encoding atrophin-1-like, with amino-acid sequence MIRRPLLMLDIILADPPDAGHNASPTAPKAGYNAPPNALDAGHNAPDAGHNAPPTAPDTGHNAPPNTPDAGNNAPPTAPVSGHNGSLTAPDAGHNASPIFLDAGHNAPEIAPDAGHNASPTTPDAGNNAPPTFLDAGHNAPPTAPDRNIMLRQPPLMLDIMLRRPLLLLDIMVRRPLLMLDIMLHQPLLMLDLILRRPFLMLDIMLHRPLLMLDINASQNAPGAGHNAPPTALDAGHNAPPTAFDAGHNAPPTAPDAGHNASPTFLDAGHNVPQTTPDARHNASQNASGAGHNSPPTAVDAGHNAPLTAPDAGLNAPPTAFDAGHIAPPTALDAGHNAPRTVPDAWNNASPTTSDAGHNTPRPFLMLDLMVHQPLLMLDIMLRRPLLMLDIMVRRPFLMVD; translated from the exons ATGATCCgtcgaccgctcctgatgctggacataatactCGCTGaccctcctgatgctggacataatgcttctCCGACTGCTCCTAAAGCTGGATATAATGCTCCACCGAACGcacttgatgctggacataatg ctcctgatgctggacataatgctccgccgacagcTCCTGacactggacataatgctcccccgaacactcctgatgctggaaataatgctccgccgacagcTCCTGTGTCTGGACATAATGGTTCACTGACCGCTCCTGATGCAGGACATAATGCTTCACCGATCTttcttgatgctggacataatgctccggagatcgctcctgatgctggacataatgcttcgCCGACCACCCCTGATGCTGGAAATAATGCTCCACCGACCTttcttgatgctggacataatgctccgccgaccgctccTGATAGAAACATAATGCTCCGCCAACCGCctttgatgctggacataatgctccgccgaccactcttgCTGCTGGACATAATGGTCCGCCGACCgctcttgatgctggacataatgctccaccaACCTCTCCTGATGCTGGACTTAATACTTCGCCGACCTttcttgatgctggacataatgctccacaGACCACTCCTGATGCTAGACATAAATGCTTCGCAGAACGCTCCtggtgctggacataatgctccgccaactgctcttgatgctggacataatgctccgccgaccgcttttgatgctggacataatgctccaccgaccgctcctgatgctggacataatgcttcgCCGACCTttcttgatgctggacataatgttcCGCAGACCACTCCTGATGCTAGACATAATGCTTCGCAGAACGCTTCTGGTGCTGGACATAATTCTCCGCCGACTGCtgttgatgctggacataatgctccattgaccgctcctgatgctggacttAATGCACCGCCAACCGCTTTTGATGCTGGACATATTGCTCCACCGACCgctcttgatgctggacataatgcaccGCGGACCGTTCCAGATGCTTGGAATAATGCTTCCCCGACCActtctgatgctggacataatactCCCCGACCATTCCTGATGCTGGACTTAATGGTCCACcaaccgctcctgatgctggacataatgctccgaagaccgctcctgatgctggacataatggtcCGCCGCCCGTTCCTTATGGTGGACTAA